From the Mangifera indica cultivar Alphonso chromosome 10, CATAS_Mindica_2.1, whole genome shotgun sequence genome, one window contains:
- the LOC123226903 gene encoding myb-binding protein 1A-like protein, which translates to MGSKKRNSNAVEEAEAIVDSAENVESDNVVASSVKKKMKKGKKKDGDRATADASIKPMERKKKRKAMDKERHHTAMENIKSQPKQTDVVTKSEGTLASTVFSSSSGMPEFHISVFQDLASADVSMRQVAAESLVTELEEVQKAYERGGKESVKDGMKLEAEKDDGLNDCAPSLRYAVRRLIRGVSSSRECARQGFALGLTLLIGKIPSIKMDALLKLIVDLLEVSASMKGLEARDCLLGRLFAYGAIAQSGRLTNEWNSDKNTPYIKEFIGHLISLAAKRRYLQEPAVSIILDLIEKLPTEALLSHVLEAPGLHEWLEGASEVGNPDALLLALRIQEKVSVDSKKLGKLLPTPFSSSKLFAADHLSSLVNCLKESTFCQPRVHSVWPVLVNILLPDSVLQAEDAASVSSSLKKHKKSRKSSSSEEVAKNLQSFCEVIVEGSLLLSSHDRKHLAFDVLALIFLRLPASFVSIVLSYKLVHCLIDVLPSKDAWLYNVAKDFLKKIVEWVGNDDVRRVAVIVALQKHSNGKFDSITRTKTVKDLMAEFKTESGCTLFIQNLVNMFIDESSTSEEPSDQSQTTDDNSEIGSVGDKDLVGTLANSDFLKSWVIESLPSILKYLNLDPEAKFRVQKEVLKFLAVQGLFSASLGTEVTSFELQEKFRWPKAPTSSALCRMCIEQLQSLLANAQKVENLRSFPNGLEPSDLGSYFMRFLSTLRNIPSVSLFRSLSADDEKTLKKLQEMETRLSREERNCGLSMDANKLHALRYLLIQLLLQVLLRPGEYSEPASELIMCCKKAFASSDLLNSSTEDELDDDSAPKLMDVLVDTLLSLLPQSSAPMRSAIEQVFKYFCNDVTDDGLLRMLQVIKRDLKPSRHRNADTEEEDDDEDFLGIEEEEDEAEPGETGESDEQTDDSEAVAAVEGGDKELPVDSDNSDSGMDDEAMFRMDTYLAQIFKEKKNQAGSETAQSQLNLFKLRVLSLLEIYLHENPGRPQVLMVYSNLAQALVNPHTAEGSGQLEQRIWGILQKKIFKAKDFPKAESVPLPTLTSLLERNLKLAARPFKRKKSAANPSKKKQSASWNRYKMIVSLAQNSTFWILKIIDARKFSESELQEVYDIFQIVLASYFDSKKSQLKSEFLKEIFRRRPWIGHHLFSFVLEKCGSAKSGFRQVEALDLVMEILKSMVLLSSDEASRDASKKVLKSHLRNLSCLIKELVTHMPEKPSRKSEVRKFCSKIFQTVSSLKLTNSFLKDLTPDGHAACESELGEAFLSLKKVK; encoded by the exons TCTATTAAACCcatggaaagaaagaagaagagaaaagcaATGGACAAAGAGAGGCATCACACCGCCATGGAAAATATAAAGTCACAGCCCAAACAAACGGATGTAGTTACTAAAAGTGAAGGCACTCTGGCATCTACCGTGTTTTCATCTAGTAGTGGTATGCCTGAGTTTCATATTAGCGTTTTTCAGGATTTGGCATCTGCTGATGTTTCGATGAGACAAGTTGCTGCAGAATCTCTGGTGACAGAGTTGGAGGAAGTTCAGAAGGCATATGAGAGAGGTGGGAAGGAGTCGGTTAAGGATGGAATGAAATTGGAAGCTGAAAAAGATGATGGCTTGAATGATTGTGCACCTTCTTTAAGATATGCTGTGCGTAGACTTATCCGTGGTGTTTCTTCATCTAGAGAG TGTGCAAGACAGGGGTTTGCTTTAGGTCTGACTCTTTTAATTGGTAAAATTCCTAGCATCAAAATGGATGCATTGCTGAAACTGATTGTTGATTTGCTAGAGGTCTCTGCATCAATGAAGGGTCTG GAAGCTCGGGATTGCCTTTTGGGACGCTTATTTGCCTATGGTGCTATTGCCCAGTCAGGAAGACTAACTAATGAGTGGAATTCTGATAAAAACACACCATATATCAAGGAATTTATTGGTCATCTTATCTCTCTTGCAGCAAAGAGGCGATACTTGCAAGAGCCtgctgtgtcaattattttagaCTTAATTGAAAAG TTGCCTACTGAAGCTTTGCTAAGTCATGTACTTGAAGCTCCGGGTCTTCATGAGTGGCTTGAAGGAGCCAGTGAAGTTGGAAATCCTGATGCTCTGCTTTTAGCATTGAGAATTCAGGAAAAAGTTTCCGTTGACAGCAAAAAGCTTGGAAAACTTTTGCCAACTCCCTTCAGCTCTAGCAAACTTTTTGCTGCTGACCATCTGTCCTCTCTTGTCAATTGCTTGAAG GAATCCACCTTCTGTCAGCCCCGAGTTCACAGCGTTTGGCCTGTTCTGGTAAATATTCTCTTACCTGATTCAGTTTTGCAAGCTGAAGATGCAGCATCAGTTTCAAGTTCCTTAAAGAAGCACAAAAAGAGTCGCAAGTCCAGCTCATCTGAAGAAGTTGCTAAGAATCTTCAGTCTTTCTGTGAAGTTATTGTTGAAGGATCCCTTCTTCTGTCATCTCATGACCGTAAACACCTGGCATTTGATGTATTGGCTCTTATTTTTCTGAGGTTGCCTGCATCCTTTGTTTCAATTGTTCTGTCTTACAAACTTGTTCACTGCCTGATAGATGTACTTCCTTCAAAGGATGCATGGCTGTATAATGTTGCAAAGgatttccttaaaaaaatagTGGAATGGGTTGGGAACGATGATGTCCGAAGAGTTGCTGTAATTGTAGCTTTACAAAAACACAGTAATGGCAAATTTGACTCCATCACAAGGACTAAAACAGTTAAGGATTTGATGGCAGAGTTCAAAACAGAATCAGGTTGTACACTCTTCATTCAAAACTTAGTGAATATGTTTATAGACGAAAGTTCTACATCAGAGGAACCTTCAGATCAGAGCCAAACTACAGATGACAATTCTGAGATAGGTTCAGTTGGAGATAAAGATTTAGTAGGAACACTGGCAAATTCTGATTTCCTGAAAAGTTGGGTCATAGAATCCCTCCCCAgcattttgaaatatttgaacCTGGATCCTGAAGCAAAGTTCCGAGTGCAGAAGGAAGTTTTGAAGTTTTTAGCTGTTCAGGGTTTGTTCTCTGCATCGCTTGGCACTGAAGTGACATCTTTTGAGTTACAGGAGAAATTTAGGTGGCCTAAAGCTCCTACATCAAGTGCTCTTTGCAGGATGTGTATCGAGCAGCTCCAGTCATTGCTGGCGAATGCTCAGAAGGTGGAGAATTTACGTTCTTTTCCCAATGGACTCGAGCCAAGTGACCTAGGATCATACTTCATGAGGTTTCTTAGTACATTACGCAACATTCCTTCAGTTTCTCTGTTTCGATCTCTAAGTGCGGATGATGAGAAGACATTGAAGAAATTGCAAGAAATGGAAACTAGGCTTTCTAGAGAG GAAAGGAACTGTGGGCTCAGCATGGATGCAAATAAATTGCATGCTCTGAGATACTTGCTCATCCAGTTGCTTCTCCAAGTGCTCCTCCGACCAGGGGAATATTCTGAACCTGCCTCTGAACTTATCATGTGTTGTAAAAAGGCATTTGCATCTTCTGATCTTCTTAACTCCTCCACTGAAGATGAGTTGGATGATGATTCAGCACCAAAGTTAATGGATGTCCTTGTGGATACATTGCTTTCATTGCTGCCACAGTCATCGGCTCCTATGCGGTCTGCCATCGAGCAG gttttcaaatatttttgtaatgatGTCACGGACGACGGACTGCTCCGGATGCTGCAAGTTATTAAGAGAGACCTAAAACCATCTAGACATCGTAATGCAGAcactgaagaagaagatgatgatgaagattttCTTGGtattgaagaagaggaagatgaagcCGAGCCTGGTGAAACAGGGGAGAGTGATGAGCAGACTGATGACTCAGAGGCAGTAGCTGCTGTTGAAGGAGGCGATAAAGAACTTCCTGTAGATTCTGATAATTCTGATAGTGGAATGGATGATGAGGCAATGTTCCGCATGGACACTTATCTTGCccagattttcaaagagaaaaagaaccAGGCTGGGAGTGAAACTGCTCAATCACAGCTTAATCTGTTTAAACTTCGTGTTTTATCATTGCTGGAAATTTACCTGCATGAAAATCCAG GTAGACCCCAGGTTCTGATGGTGTACTCAAATTTGGCTCAGGCATTAGTTAACCCGCATACTGCCGAAGGCAGTGGGCAGCTTGAACAACGGATATGGGGAATTCTACAGAAGAAAATATTCAAAGCAAAAGACTTCCCTAAGGCTGAATCTGTGCCACTACCTACTCTTACATCTTTGTTGGAGAGAAACTTAAAATTGGCGGCAAGACCATTCAAGAGAAAGAAATCTGCTGCCAATCCATCTAAGAAGAAGCAGTCAGCTTCCTGGAACAGATACAAAATGATTGTCTCCCTGGCTCAGAATTCAACCTTTTGGATTCTGAAGATCATTGATGCTAGAAAATTTTCAGAGTCAGAGTTGCAGGaggtttatgatattttccaAATTGTGTTGGCTAGttattttgatagtaaaaagTCTCAACTAAAAtctgaatttttgaaagaaatatttCGAAGAAGACCATGGATTGGGCATCATCTCTTCAGCTTTGTCCTGGAAAAATGTGGCAGTGCAAAATCAGGATTTCGTCAAGTTGAGGCACTTGATTTGGTGATGGAGATATTGAAGTCAATGGTCCTATTGAGCTCAGATGAAGCTAGCCGAGACGCATCAAAGAAAGTGTTGAAGAGTCACCTCCGAAATCTCAGTTGTCTGATAAAGGAGTTGGTGACACATATGCCTGAGAAGCCATCAAGGAAATCTGAAGTACGCAAGTTCTGTTCTAAGATCTTTCAGACGGTCTCAAGTCTTAAATTGACCAATTCCTTTCTTAAAGATTTGACCCCCGATGGTCATGCTGCTTGTGAATCTGAACTTGGTGAGGCATTTCTCAGTCTGAAGAAAGTGAAATGA